Part of the Roseomonas sp. OT10 genome, CCACCCCGCTGGCCGCCGCGCTGCGGACCGGCCTCGCCGCGCCGGCGGTGACGCCGGCTGCGCTGGTTGAGGCGTTGCGCCGCGAGGTGCCCGGGGCGACGCTGCTGGCGGCGCGCCTGCCCGGATCGCCGCTCCCGCCGCTCGACCTGCCGCCGCCGGACGCGCCCGCGCCCAGTGCCGCCGCCCCGCCCGTGCCGGAGCCCGCCGCGCCGGAGCCCGCCGTCGCGGCGGCCCCGGTGCCGCCACCGGCCACCTTGCCGCCGGCTGCGGCCACGCCTCCCGCTGTCGCCATGCCGGAGGAGGGGCGGATGACCGAAGCCGACCGGCGCCGCGTCCAGGCGGCGCTGGCGCGCCTCGGCTACTACGCCGACCGGGTGGACGGACGCTTCGGCCCGGGCACCCGCGCCGCGATCCGGCGCTTCCAGTTCGAGCTCAAGGCGGAGATGACCGGCGTGCTGACGGCGGAGCAGGCGACGCGCCTCGTCGACGAGGCGTCCTAGGTCGTGGACTCATAAGATTTGAGCCACAGACGTGTTGAGGCGAGGAGAATGGCGGCGAGGAAGTTGCGCGCGAGCTTGTCGAAGCGGGTGGCGATGCGCCTGAAGTGCTTGAGCTTGCAGAAGAAGCGTTCGACCTGATTGCGTTGACGGTAGAGGGTCGGATCGACGGAGCGCTGTATCTTCCGGTCCCGCTGGGTCGGGATATGGGCGCAGCCTCCGCGATCCCGAACCAGATCGAGGATGGCCTGCGCGTCATAGCCCCGGTCAGCGACAAGGGCTTGGGCGGGCGGCAGGCCGTCGATCAGGGCCTCCACGGCGGCCTTGTCTGAGGCTTGTCCAGCCGAGAGCACGATCCGCAGCGGCAATCCATCCTGGTTCACCAGGACGTTGATCTTGGTGCTCAGTCCTCCACGAGAACGGCCGATGGCGTGATCCGGGCCCCCTTTTTTCCACCGGCGGCATGCTGGTGGGCCCGGATGATGGAACTGTCGATCAGGTGCAGGGATTGAGGCGATGTTGCCGCCAGAGCCTCAAAGACCCGCAGCCAGACCCCGGCCTTCGCCCACCGGTTGTAGCGATTGTAGATCGTGGTGGAGGGACCATAGCGGCTCGGCAGGTCCCGCCATGGCGAGCCTGTTCGCAGCACATAGAAAATCCCGTTGATCACCCGACGATCGTCCACCCGGGCCACCCCGCGGGGCTTGTTCGGCAGCAACGCCTCAATCAACCGCCACTCCGCCTCGCTCAAATCGTACCTCGCCATCCAAGGCTCCTTCCCAGAGACTTGAATCAGCCTCCCGCTCAACCAGCAAGCTTTATGAGTTCAGAACCTAGCGCGGCCGCGCCCCGACCCGGGGCGGCGGGACGCGGGCGGGGCGGGGGTGAAGGTGTCGCAGGGCCCGCCCGCGGGCGGCCGCGGCGGGGAGGGGACGGTCCATGGGGCTGAGGGTCAAGTTCAACCTGGTGATGGTCGGGGCGCTGCTGGTCGGGCTGCTCCTGGCCGCCTATTTCGCGCGCGGCATCGCCGAGGAGACGGCACGGCGCCAGGTGCAGCAGGAGGCGACGCTGCTGATGCTGCAGGCCACCGCCGTGCGCGGCTATACCGCCGGCGAGGTCGCGCCGCTGCTGAACGAGCAGTCGCAGCTGCGCTTCCTGCCGCACACCGTCCCGTCCTGGTCCGCGCAGACGGTCTTCCGCACGGTGCAGAAGAGCTTCCCGGACTACGACTACAAGGAAGCGGCGCTGAACCCGACCAACCCCGCGGACCGCGCCACGGACTGGGAGGCGGACATCATCAACCTGTTCCGGCGCGACCAGCAGCTCGCGCAGCATTTCGGCGAGCGGGAGACGCCGGCCGGCCCGGTGCTGACCTTCGCCCGGCCCTTCCGGCTGACGGACCGCAACTGCCTTGCCTGCCACTCCACCCCGTCCGCGGCGCCGGCGGCGATGATCGACCTGTACGGGCCGAACAACGGCTTCGGCTGGCAGCTGGGCGACGTGATCGGGGCGCAGATCGTGTCCGTGCCGATGCGCGTGGCGCTGGACCGCGCCAACACCACCCTGATCGCCTTCCTCTCCAGCCTCGGCGCCGTGTTCCTGGCCGTGCTGCTGCTGCTGAACCTGCTGCTGCACGTCTTCATCATCAAGCCGGTGCAGCGCATGACCGGCATGGCCGAACGGGTGGCGGCGGGCGAGATGGACATGCCGGAATACCAGGTCACCGGGAAGGACGAGATCGCCTCGCTGGCGCGCAGCTTCAACCTGATGCGGCGCTCGCTGGCCAATGCGATGAAGATGCTCGAGGAAGGCTGAGCGCAGCGGTGCCGGACATCTTCCAGCAACGTGCGGGCCGCAGGATGGCGGCCCGATGACACCGGACCAGCCGCGGCAGATCGGCCGCTACCTCGTGGAAGCCCTGGTCGGCCGCGGCGCCATGGGCGTGATCTACCGGGCGCACGACCCGGAGATCGACCGCACGCTGGCCATCAAGCTGGTCGCCGCCGCCCTGCTGGAAGGGGCGGACGCCGCAGAGTACCTGGACCGCTTCCGGCGGGAGGCCAGGGCCTCCGGCCGCTGTTCCCATCCCAACATCGTCGCGGTGCACGACTTCGGCCTGCACGAGGGCCGCCCCTTCCTGGCAATGGAGTTCGTGGAAGGGATGAGCCTGCAGGCCGCCGTGTCGGCCGGGCGGCGCTTCACCCTGGCCGAAGCGGCGCGGATCCTGGGGCAGGTGCTCGACGCGCTGGACTGCGCCCATGCCGCCGGCATCGTCCACCGGGACATCAAGCCGGCCAATATCCTCGTCCTCCCGGACCTGCGGGTGAAGGTCGCGGATTTCGGCATCGCCCGCTTCGGGGATTCCAGCCTGACGCAGCTCGGCAACATGGTCGGCACGCCCGCCTACATGTCGCCGGAGCAGTGCCGGGGAGAGGCGGTGGACGGGCGCACCGACCTCTTCTCCGCCGCGGCCGTGCTGCACGAGCTGCTGACCGGCGGCCGCGCCTTCGGCGGCGGCTCGGTGGTGGAGGTGATCCGCCGCGTGATGGAGGCCGAGCCGCCGCCCCTGCCGCCCCCCGTGGCCGCCCTGGCGCCGGGCCTGCCCTCCGTGCTGGCACGCGCGCTGGCGAAGCGGCCGGAGGAGCGCTTCGCCTCCGCCGCCGAGATGGCGGCGGCGCTGCGCGGCGCGGTGTCGGGCTCGCCCCTGGCGGCGGGCGACGATCATACCGTGCTGTGGAGCCCCGACCTGCCCCCGCCCGCGCCGGGCGGCGCGGCGGCGGAGCCCGCGGCCTCGGGCGCCGGCCTCACCGCGCTGCTGGGCTCGGGCCTGGTGGACCGGGCGGCGATCAGCGGGATCGAGCGCTCCCTCGCGAACTACGTTGGTCCGATCGCGCCGATGCTCGTCCGTTCCGCGATCCGCCGGGCCGACAG contains:
- a CDS encoding serine/threonine-protein kinase — protein: MTPDQPRQIGRYLVEALVGRGAMGVIYRAHDPEIDRTLAIKLVAAALLEGADAAEYLDRFRREARASGRCSHPNIVAVHDFGLHEGRPFLAMEFVEGMSLQAAVSAGRRFTLAEAARILGQVLDALDCAHAAGIVHRDIKPANILVLPDLRVKVADFGIARFGDSSLTQLGNMVGTPAYMSPEQCRGEAVDGRTDLFSAAAVLHELLTGGRAFGGGSVVEVIRRVMEAEPPPLPPPVAALAPGLPSVLARALAKRPEERFASAAEMAAALRGAVSGSPLAAGDDHTVLWSPDLPPPAPGGAAAEPAASGAGLTALLGSGLVDRAAISGIERSLANYVGPIAPMLVRSAIRRADSLEGLCEALAESIVQPEERRRFRAEATQRLSGGMGAASLVGRQTGTGRTGGTAAGPAAAATAVPAVPGAPPATEVELEAVRAALAPHIGPMARILVRRAAEGGTPAAAVWDRVARHIDRESERAQFLRKRTA
- a CDS encoding IS5 family transposase (programmed frameshift), with the protein product MARYDLSEAEWRLIEALLPNKPRGVARVDDRRVINGIFYVLRTGSPWRDLPSRYGPSTTIYNRYNRWAKAGVWLRVFEALAATSPQSLHLIDSSIIRAHQHAAGGKKGGPDHAIGRSRGGLSTKINVLVNQDGLPLRIVLSAGQASDKAAVEALIDGLPPAQALVADRGYDAQAILDLVRDRGGCAHIPTQRDRKIQRSVDPTLYRQRNQVERFFCKLKHFRRIATRFDKLARNFLAAILLASTRLWLKSYESTT
- a CDS encoding c-type heme family protein, giving the protein MGLRVKFNLVMVGALLVGLLLAAYFARGIAEETARRQVQQEATLLMLQATAVRGYTAGEVAPLLNEQSQLRFLPHTVPSWSAQTVFRTVQKSFPDYDYKEAALNPTNPADRATDWEADIINLFRRDQQLAQHFGERETPAGPVLTFARPFRLTDRNCLACHSTPSAAPAAMIDLYGPNNGFGWQLGDVIGAQIVSVPMRVALDRANTTLIAFLSSLGAVFLAVLLLLNLLLHVFIIKPVQRMTGMAERVAAGEMDMPEYQVTGKDEIASLARSFNLMRRSLANAMKMLEEG